The Pseudomonas sp. DG56-2 genome contains a region encoding:
- a CDS encoding GntR family transcriptional regulator, producing MTEKLPASTVERVYLGVHEAIRKRTLRPGMKLGESSLAELFKVSRTSVRAALKQLEGDGLVSTELNKGAWVSLPSDEDIRSVFETRRLIEIGIVTELCRRADKSLLQPLRIHVAAEEAAADAGDHARYVNLLGEFHLRLAEVLDNPVLLDWFRKLIERGSLYASTLDDERHEACRGNEHLRLIEYLEVGDQSAAIELVCTHLSGIEEAILKATHNLKADYHPLKHLIGG from the coding sequence ATGACGGAAAAACTCCCCGCATCGACCGTAGAGCGCGTCTACCTGGGGGTCCACGAGGCAATCAGAAAGCGCACGCTGCGCCCTGGCATGAAACTGGGCGAGTCCTCGCTTGCCGAACTGTTCAAGGTCAGTCGCACGTCGGTACGCGCAGCGCTCAAGCAACTGGAAGGCGATGGGCTGGTGTCCACCGAGCTGAACAAAGGTGCCTGGGTGTCGCTGCCCAGCGACGAAGACATCCGCTCGGTGTTCGAAACCCGCCGGCTAATAGAGATCGGTATTGTCACCGAGCTTTGCCGACGTGCCGATAAGAGCTTGCTGCAGCCCTTACGCATACATGTGGCCGCAGAAGAAGCCGCTGCCGATGCTGGCGACCACGCTCGCTACGTCAACCTGCTGGGTGAGTTCCACCTGCGACTTGCCGAGGTGCTGGACAATCCGGTGCTCCTCGACTGGTTCCGCAAGCTGATCGAGCGCGGTTCACTGTATGCCTCTACCCTCGACGACGAACGCCATGAAGCGTGTCGCGGCAATGAACACCTGCGCCTGATCGAGTACCTGGAAGTTGGCGATCAGTCGGCGGCGATCGAGCTGGTGTGCACCCACCTGAGCGGTATTGAGGAGGCCATTCTCAAGGCCACCCACAACCTCAAGGCCGACTACCATCCGCTTAAACATTTGATCGGTGGCTGA